One segment of Streptomyces sp. YIM 121038 DNA contains the following:
- a CDS encoding ABC transporter permease — translation MNNAYTSPIPIKKTNLGHALTSEWTKIKSVRSTMWTLGVFLLLVIGIGLLAVAQTDDADYVDVPFTIPAFFGLILGQICLITLGVLVTSSEYGTGMIRTTFTASPQRSRVLAAKALVFFVLAFVVSAGSIFFVGLVASGAHSGPGVGEVSWMDTVFKGGLYVSLLGVLALAVGSMLRHSAGAITTMLGLVLVPAIMPAFLGIWSSTEKLGEKMEEYNAISSLAEIFKIDSSLDGGGGGQLLLLVVVTAGALAGAFALLEKRDV, via the coding sequence ATGAACAACGCGTACACCTCGCCGATCCCGATCAAGAAGACCAACCTCGGCCACGCCCTCACCTCGGAGTGGACGAAGATCAAGTCGGTCCGCTCCACGATGTGGACGCTCGGCGTCTTCCTGCTCCTGGTCATCGGCATCGGTCTGCTCGCGGTCGCGCAGACGGACGACGCCGACTACGTGGACGTGCCGTTCACCATCCCGGCGTTCTTCGGCCTGATCCTCGGCCAGATCTGCCTGATCACGCTGGGCGTCCTGGTCACCTCGTCCGAGTACGGCACGGGCATGATCCGTACGACGTTCACCGCGTCGCCGCAGCGCTCCCGGGTCCTCGCGGCGAAGGCCCTGGTCTTCTTCGTGCTCGCCTTCGTCGTCTCGGCGGGCTCGATCTTCTTCGTGGGCCTGGTGGCCTCGGGCGCGCACAGCGGTCCGGGCGTCGGCGAGGTCTCGTGGATGGACACGGTCTTCAAGGGCGGCCTGTACGTCTCGCTGCTCGGTGTGCTCGCGCTCGCCGTCGGCTCGATGCTGCGCCACTCCGCCGGTGCGATCACCACGATGCTCGGCCTGGTGCTCGTCCCCGCGATCATGCCGGCGTTCCTCGGCATCTGGTCGAGCACCGAGAAGCTGGGCGAGAAGATGGAGGAGTACAACGCCATCAGCTCGCTCGCCGAGATCTTCAAGATCGACTCCAGCCTCGACGGCGGTGGCGGCGGGCAGCTGCTGCTGCTCGTCGTCGTCACGGCGGGCGCGCTCGCGGGCGCCTTCGCCCTCCTGGAGAAGCGCGACGTCTGA
- a CDS encoding ABC transporter ATP-binding protein has protein sequence MIEAVGLTKRYGAKTAVYNLSFQVRPGTVTGFLGPNGSGKSTTMRMILGLDAPSAGQVTIGGYPYRKLPNAPRQVGALLDAKAVHGGRHARNHLLCLAQLSGIPARRVDEVLGVVGLQDVARKRSKGFSLGMGQRLGIAAALLGDPQVLLFDEPVNGLDPEGILWVRNLMKSLAAEGRTVFVSSHLMSEMALTAEHLIVIGRGQLLADMSVTDFISANSADFARVRTPDTDPQQREKLSGALTEAGGQVLPEPDGALRVTGLPLPRISDLAHQADVRLWELSPHQASLEEAYMRMTQGAVDYRSTIDQRAGLQEQLPPGAQPQPPMPVPGQGQPGWYAPPPPQQGGQPFAMPQGAPGVPPAPVGAQPNPYAAPQAPASPEMTKRDSEEAR, from the coding sequence ATGATCGAGGCAGTCGGCCTGACGAAGCGCTACGGCGCCAAGACAGCCGTGTACAACCTTTCCTTCCAGGTGCGGCCCGGCACCGTGACCGGCTTCCTGGGCCCGAACGGCTCCGGCAAGTCGACGACGATGCGCATGATCCTCGGCCTCGACGCCCCCTCGGCAGGGCAGGTGACGATCGGCGGCTACCCGTACCGCAAGCTGCCGAACGCGCCCCGCCAGGTCGGCGCCCTCCTCGACGCGAAGGCGGTGCACGGCGGCCGGCACGCCCGCAACCACCTGCTCTGCCTCGCGCAGCTCTCGGGCATCCCGGCCCGCCGCGTGGACGAGGTGCTCGGCGTCGTCGGCCTGCAGGACGTGGCCAGGAAGCGCTCCAAGGGCTTCTCGCTCGGCATGGGCCAGCGCCTGGGCATCGCCGCCGCGCTGCTCGGCGACCCGCAGGTGCTGCTCTTCGACGAGCCGGTCAACGGCCTCGACCCCGAGGGCATCCTCTGGGTGCGCAACCTGATGAAGTCGCTCGCCGCCGAGGGCCGTACGGTCTTCGTCTCCTCGCACCTGATGAGCGAGATGGCGCTGACCGCCGAGCACCTCATCGTGATCGGCCGCGGCCAGCTGCTCGCCGACATGAGCGTCACGGACTTCATCTCGGCGAACTCCGCCGACTTCGCCCGGGTCCGCACCCCGGACACCGACCCGCAGCAGCGCGAGAAGCTGTCCGGCGCGCTCACCGAGGCCGGCGGCCAGGTGCTGCCCGAGCCCGACGGCGCGCTGCGCGTCACGGGTCTGCCGCTGCCCCGCATCAGCGACCTCGCGCACCAGGCGGACGTCCGCCTGTGGGAGCTGTCGCCGCACCAGGCCTCCCTGGAGGAGGCGTACATGCGCATGACGCAGGGCGCCGTGGACTACCGCTCGACGATCGACCAGCGCGCGGGCCTCCAGGAGCAGCTGCCGCCCGGCGCGCAGCCGCAGCCGCCGATGCCGGTGCCGGGGCAGGGCCAGCCGGGCTGGTACGCCCCGCCGCCGCCCCAGCAGGGCGGCCAGCCCTTCGCGATGCCGCAGGGCGCGCCTGGCGTACCGCCCGCACCCGTGGGCGCGCAGCCGAACCCGTACGCCGCCCCGCAGGCCCCCGCCTCCCCCGAGATGACCAAGCGCGACAGCGAGGAAGCCCGATGA
- a CDS encoding ABC transporter permease, producing MAATQVLRSEWTKIRSVASTVWTLSLSVVVTIALGMLISALSKNDYDNLSRDDKLTFDPTFISFAGMSLGQLAMIVFGVLVVSNEYSTGMIRTSLAAVPQRATFLFSKVAVAALLAFVVGIATSFLAFFTGQAMLGEHRAHLGDPGVLRAVIGGGLYMTLIAMFSMGVAAMLRSPMLSLGILMPFFFLISSILGNVSATKKVGRFLPDQAGSKIMQVKSPFDDDTPYGPWGGLAIMLAWTAAALLSGYALLKRRDA from the coding sequence ATGGCAGCGACGCAGGTCCTGAGGTCCGAGTGGACCAAGATCCGTTCGGTGGCGTCGACCGTGTGGACGCTGAGCCTCTCGGTCGTCGTCACGATCGCCCTCGGCATGCTCATCAGCGCCCTGTCCAAGAACGACTACGACAACCTCAGCCGCGACGACAAGCTCACCTTCGACCCGACCTTCATCAGCTTCGCCGGGATGTCGCTCGGCCAGCTCGCAATGATCGTCTTCGGTGTCCTCGTGGTCTCCAACGAGTACAGCACCGGCATGATCCGCACCTCGCTCGCGGCCGTCCCGCAGCGCGCCACGTTCCTCTTCAGCAAGGTCGCGGTGGCGGCGCTGCTCGCCTTCGTCGTCGGCATCGCCACCAGTTTCCTCGCCTTCTTCACCGGCCAGGCGATGCTCGGCGAGCACCGGGCCCACCTGGGTGATCCCGGGGTGCTGCGCGCCGTCATCGGCGGTGGCCTCTATATGACGCTCATCGCGATGTTCTCCATGGGCGTGGCCGCCATGCTGCGCAGCCCGATGCTGTCCCTCGGCATCCTGATGCCCTTCTTCTTCCTGATCTCCAGCATCCTCGGCAACGTGTCCGCCACGAAGAAGGTCGGGCGGTTCCTGCCCGACCAGGCCGGCAGCAAGATCATGCAGGTCAAGTCCCCCTTCGACGACGACACCCCCTACGGGCCGTGGGGCGGCCTCGCCATCATGCTCGCGTGGACGGCGGCGGCCCTCCTGAGCGGCTACGCCCTCCTCAAGAGACGGGACGCGTGA